One stretch of Rhodoferax lithotrophicus DNA includes these proteins:
- a CDS encoding flotillin family protein — protein MDQLLGLGVVAAVVLVGLLTIGMIFARLYRRSSKELAFVRTGLGGQKVVMDGGAIVLPIFHECVSINMNTLKLEVSRSGADSLITLDRLRVDAVAAFFVRVSPSVDGVANAAQTLGQRTMHPDSLKELVEDKFVDALRAAAVSMSMHQLLDKRGDFIQAVQNAVSEDLLKNGLELESVSLTRLDQTPIKFFDAQNAFDAEGLTKLTQQTQQRARERNEIEQDTSVAIAKKNFEASQLKLNIEKDQTFATLHQQQEVATRNVQQKAEIASITAQRDREAQQARIDAERLVQEADVEKNRAIRQRQIEADRDVQVTKIEQEKRTTLADQDKLISIAERSKAQSEAETQANEARALAARAEEQVKTAREVAVAEREKQIALVSAEQAAQQQAIGVRVSAEAEKDAAQNLAEAVKIKAEAQQVQYQVEAKGIEMRNAALNTLAAEQIAMQVKMRLLEVLPSIIEASVKPMEKIDGIKIVQVDGLNRGSHGASGTAGAAPGGGNLAEQAVAAALTYRAQQPILDAVLNEIGIKGGDLNGLIQPLTREFQAAQTASASGS, from the coding sequence ATGGATCAATTATTGGGTTTGGGCGTGGTGGCGGCGGTTGTACTGGTTGGACTGCTGACCATTGGAATGATTTTTGCCCGCCTGTACCGCCGCTCATCCAAAGAGCTGGCGTTTGTGCGCACTGGCCTGGGCGGGCAAAAAGTGGTGATGGATGGTGGTGCGATCGTGCTGCCCATTTTTCATGAGTGCGTCAGCATCAACATGAACACACTCAAGCTGGAAGTCTCGCGCTCCGGTGCCGACAGTCTGATCACGCTGGATCGCCTGCGTGTGGATGCCGTGGCGGCATTTTTCGTGCGCGTCAGCCCCAGTGTGGACGGTGTGGCCAATGCCGCCCAAACCCTTGGCCAGCGCACCATGCATCCCGACTCCTTAAAAGAGCTAGTGGAAGACAAGTTTGTGGATGCACTGCGTGCCGCCGCGGTTTCCATGAGCATGCACCAGTTGCTGGACAAGCGCGGCGACTTCATCCAGGCGGTACAAAACGCGGTGTCTGAAGACTTGTTGAAAAACGGTCTGGAGTTGGAGTCGGTGAGCCTGACCCGCCTGGATCAAACCCCAATCAAATTCTTCGATGCACAAAACGCCTTTGATGCTGAAGGTCTGACCAAGCTCACGCAGCAAACCCAGCAACGCGCCAGGGAACGCAATGAGATTGAGCAGGATACTTCGGTGGCGATTGCCAAGAAGAATTTTGAGGCATCACAACTCAAGCTCAACATTGAAAAAGACCAGACCTTTGCCACCCTGCACCAGCAACAAGAAGTAGCCACGCGCAACGTGCAGCAAAAAGCCGAAATCGCCAGCATCACCGCGCAACGCGACCGCGAGGCCCAGCAGGCCCGCATTGATGCCGAGCGTCTGGTGCAGGAGGCCGATGTGGAGAAAAACCGCGCCATCCGCCAGCGTCAGATTGAGGCTGACCGCGATGTGCAAGTGACCAAGATCGAACAAGAAAAGCGCACCACCTTGGCCGATCAGGACAAGCTGATTTCCATTGCCGAGCGGTCTAAAGCGCAGTCCGAGGCTGAAACCCAGGCCAATGAAGCCCGAGCCCTGGCCGCACGCGCGGAAGAGCAAGTCAAGACCGCCCGCGAAGTGGCGGTAGCTGAGCGCGAAAAACAAATTGCCCTTGTTTCCGCCGAGCAGGCCGCGCAGCAACAAGCCATTGGTGTGCGCGTCTCGGCGGAAGCCGAAAAAGATGCGGCCCAAAACCTGGCCGAAGCCGTGAAGATCAAGGCAGAAGCACAACAGGTGCAATACCAGGTGGAGGCCAAAGGCATTGAAATGCGCAACGCCGCGCTCAACACCCTGGCCGCCGAGCAAATCGCCATGCAAGTCAAAATGCGTTTGCTCGAAGTGTTGCCGTCCATCATCGAAGCCTCGGTCAAACCGATGGAGAAAATCGACGGCATCAAGATCGTGCAGGTGGATGGGCTCAACCGTGGCAGTCATGGCGCATCAGGTACGGCCGGTGCGGCACCTGGCGGAGGCAATCTGGCCGAACAAGCCGTAGCTGCAGCCCTCACTTACCGCGCCCAGCAACCGATACTGGATGCCGTACTCAACGAAATTGGAATCAAGGGCGGTGACCTGAACGGACTCATTCAACCCCTGACGCGGGAGTTTCAAGCCGCGCAAACGGCCAGCGCATCAGGTAGCTGA
- a CDS encoding GNAT family N-acetyltransferase — MTTAVTIRLATEQDIPAVARLFDAYRQFYEQAPDLALATTFIGERMARKESHILLAVDEQGEAMGFCQLYPSYCSVIAQPIFTLYDLYVAPEARKLGVGKGLLQAAEELGRSHGVARLDLTTARTNNNAQSIYRAMGWALDEVFLAFNKKVL; from the coding sequence TTGACCACTGCAGTCACCATTCGCCTTGCCACCGAGCAAGACATTCCCGCTGTCGCACGCCTGTTTGACGCTTACCGCCAGTTCTACGAACAGGCACCCGACTTGGCATTGGCCACCACATTCATTGGCGAGCGTATGGCCCGTAAAGAATCGCACATTTTGCTGGCAGTGGATGAGCAAGGTGAAGCCATGGGTTTCTGCCAGCTGTACCCATCGTATTGCTCGGTTATTGCACAGCCCATCTTCACGCTCTATGACCTGTACGTCGCCCCCGAAGCTCGCAAGCTCGGTGTAGGTAAGGGCTTGCTGCAAGCTGCAGAGGAACTTGGCCGCAGCCACGGTGTCGCTCGTCTGGACCTCACCACGGCCCGTACCAACAACAACGCCCAGTCCATTTACCGCGCCATGGGCTGGGCGTTAGACGAAGTTTTTTTGGCCTTCAACAAAAAAGTGCTGTAA
- a CDS encoding Lrp/AsnC family transcriptional regulator, translated as MEKIDIDSLDSKIIEALRQDGRVSNLELASQIGLSPSQCLRRVRRLEEAGVIKGYTALIDDASLGFDIAAWVVITIRKGTTGSRERVIHLLQLHAAVVTCHGITGDVDFLVKVRARNMAEFTRFLVDELNGHPDILSTQSYICLDTVKPEPSPSIRSE; from the coding sequence ATGGAAAAAATCGATATCGACTCACTCGACAGCAAGATCATTGAAGCCCTACGCCAAGATGGCCGGGTAAGCAACCTGGAACTGGCATCGCAGATTGGGCTGTCACCCTCGCAATGCCTGCGCCGGGTGCGCCGCCTGGAAGAGGCTGGCGTGATCAAGGGCTACACCGCCTTGATTGACGATGCCAGTCTCGGGTTTGACATTGCCGCCTGGGTGGTCATCACCATCCGCAAAGGCACCACGGGCAGCCGTGAGCGGGTGATACATCTGTTGCAACTGCACGCTGCCGTGGTCACCTGCCATGGCATCACGGGGGATGTCGATTTTTTGGTGAAAGTGCGTGCGCGCAACATGGCCGAATTCACCCGTTTTCTGGTGGATGAGCTCAATGGCCATCCCGACATCCTCAGCACCCAGTCGTACATCTGTCTGGATACGGTGAAGCCCGAACCATCGCCCAGCATCCGGTCAGAATAA
- a CDS encoding aminotransferase class V-fold PLP-dependent enzyme gives MAVTLDTDFVRQQFPAFQEPSLAGQAFFDNAGGSYACQQVIGRLDQYYRQTKLQPYGVHPASRAAGQAMDSAHERLAEYLGVLPQEVHLGPSTSQNTYVLAQAFAKRLQAGDEIIVTNQDHEANSGVWRRLASQGIVIKEWPIDPVTGQLQVAALEPLLSPRTKVVAFTHCSNILGQINPVAEVCAMAHAVGARTVVDGVSYAGHGFVDVPQLGADIYLFSLYKTFGPHQGLMVIRQDTAQFLGNQAHYFNEAFIHKWFVPAGPDHAQVAASAGVVDYFDALYAHHFPAGTPGQKKSHAVSGLLRSAEVGLLQRLLDFCQHDPRVRLLGPANVAERAATVSLIPQNHSVAEVAQRLADKGIICGGSHFYAVRLLQAMGLDPDAGVLRLSFVHYTSEDEMTQLLEALDAVL, from the coding sequence ATGGCAGTCACTTTGGATACCGATTTTGTACGGCAGCAGTTCCCAGCCTTCCAGGAGCCCTCCCTGGCGGGGCAGGCTTTTTTTGACAATGCGGGGGGCTCCTATGCTTGCCAGCAAGTGATTGGGCGGCTGGATCAGTATTACCGGCAAACCAAGCTGCAGCCCTATGGCGTGCACCCCGCTTCACGCGCCGCCGGGCAGGCCATGGACAGCGCCCATGAGAGGCTGGCCGAGTACCTGGGGGTGCTGCCGCAAGAGGTGCACCTGGGGCCATCCACCTCGCAAAACACCTATGTGCTGGCGCAGGCCTTTGCCAAGCGGCTGCAAGCGGGGGATGAGATCATCGTCACCAACCAGGACCATGAAGCCAACAGCGGGGTCTGGCGGCGGTTGGCCAGCCAGGGCATCGTCATCAAGGAATGGCCCATCGACCCCGTCACCGGCCAGCTGCAGGTGGCAGCGCTTGAGCCCCTGCTGAGCCCGCGCACCAAGGTGGTGGCGTTTACCCATTGCTCCAACATCCTGGGGCAGATCAACCCGGTGGCCGAGGTTTGTGCCATGGCGCATGCGGTGGGGGCCAGAACCGTGGTGGATGGTGTGTCTTACGCCGGGCATGGGTTTGTGGATGTGCCGCAACTGGGGGCCGACATCTACCTGTTTTCGCTCTACAAAACCTTTGGCCCGCACCAGGGGCTGATGGTGATCCGCCAGGACACGGCGCAGTTCCTGGGCAACCAGGCGCACTATTTCAACGAGGCCTTCATCCACAAATGGTTTGTACCTGCCGGGCCGGACCACGCCCAGGTGGCGGCCAGCGCCGGGGTGGTGGACTACTTTGATGCACTCTACGCACACCACTTTCCAGCAGGTACGCCGGGGCAGAAAAAAAGCCATGCGGTGAGTGGCTTGCTGCGCTCGGCTGAGGTGGGCTTGCTGCAAAGGTTGCTGGATTTTTGCCAGCACGACCCGCGCGTGCGCTTGCTGGGGCCTGCCAACGTGGCTGAGCGGGCTGCTACCGTGTCGCTGATTCCCCAAAACCACTCGGTGGCAGAAGTCGCCCAGCGCCTGGCCGACAAGGGCATCATTTGCGGGGGCAGCCACTTCTACGCGGTGCGCTTGTTGCAGGCCATGGGGCTGGACCCGGATGCCGGTGTGTTGCGTCTGTCTTTTGTGCACTACACCAGCGAAGATGAGATGACGCAGTTGCTTGAGGCGCTGGATGCGGTGTTGTAG
- a CDS encoding UvrD-helicase domain-containing protein produces MNQPSSADKSKAVAHFNPKTIKPTDEQQAIQISPARVVLVEANAGAAKTTVLALRMAEAWTRRTRPEQILALTYTDAACQALKAALKKLGLPAVVIHQFRIQTFEAFCTQVLRELEDRAAPVYTEADQLSPVLWQAVERVADDPGERWPDHFLMPTPGDYGMVDVFVQQSEYLKGTMLDVLERNDQPVTPDYAETIGIEYTQLRIYLAFEKIRMADPQRPLFRGATDATYDLAHLLFEDGEVSTCHSWPSHVKVVVVDEMHDMNRAMFSVLQKVLTTNRCFFCGVGDVDQVIHKANGADARFMRDELAELSTHAIVRYPLTHSFRFNTSVARLAGKVANKRYASKAPYPSQVRFSPYNSVEACAAQVLADAEAFRAQHKSKTASCAILLRHPHQSVQIENALIEDGMPYETLGFKSYVLRPEVLFVRGLLAVATDDLRSVTEVKTREEVMRALLFFSGSSIVVDGREHESQQDLLASAIRSVTDNPLFLTSFFENQVLRNAPASIQKRLLAAVDIIRKPSGPDMLSALLKALHIQTLLGDALVSQRRRLEAESNLRWLSHMAERFDSPAHLFQSLNATEQKQQKQKASKAEPLLLASIASVKGLEFDAVLLPYLAQGEFPDPTADMAEEFNTLYVGLTRVRKELTIYPSTTSPSLFMKSLGLTEAEGDAALADIRKE; encoded by the coding sequence ATGAATCAACCCTCCAGCGCAGACAAGTCCAAAGCGGTCGCACACTTCAACCCCAAAACCATTAAACCCACTGACGAGCAGCAGGCCATTCAAATCAGCCCGGCGCGGGTAGTCCTTGTGGAGGCCAACGCCGGTGCTGCTAAAACCACTGTACTGGCGCTGCGTATGGCCGAGGCCTGGACCCGGCGTACCCGGCCCGAGCAAATTTTGGCGCTCACCTACACCGATGCCGCCTGCCAGGCACTCAAAGCTGCCCTGAAAAAGCTCGGCCTTCCGGCAGTCGTCATTCATCAATTCAGAATCCAGACCTTTGAGGCTTTTTGCACCCAGGTGCTGCGTGAGCTGGAAGACCGCGCCGCCCCGGTGTACACCGAAGCCGACCAACTCAGCCCGGTGTTGTGGCAGGCGGTTGAGCGCGTGGCCGACGACCCTGGTGAACGCTGGCCGGACCACTTTCTGATGCCGACACCGGGCGACTACGGCATGGTGGATGTGTTTGTGCAGCAAAGTGAATACCTCAAGGGCACGATGCTCGACGTGCTGGAGCGTAATGACCAGCCCGTGACCCCCGACTATGCCGAGACCATTGGCATCGAGTACACCCAGCTCAGGATTTACCTGGCGTTTGAAAAAATCCGCATGGCTGACCCGCAACGGCCACTGTTTCGCGGGGCCACGGATGCCACTTACGACCTGGCGCATCTGCTGTTTGAGGACGGCGAAGTCAGCACCTGCCACAGTTGGCCCAGCCATGTGAAAGTGGTGGTGGTGGATGAGATGCACGACATGAACCGCGCCATGTTCAGCGTTCTGCAAAAAGTGCTGACCACCAACCGCTGCTTCTTCTGCGGCGTGGGCGACGTGGACCAGGTGATTCACAAAGCCAACGGGGCCGATGCCCGCTTCATGCGCGACGAACTGGCCGAGCTGAGCACCCACGCCATCGTCAGATACCCGCTGACCCACAGCTTTCGCTTCAACACCAGCGTGGCCCGGCTGGCCGGCAAAGTCGCCAACAAACGCTACGCCTCCAAAGCACCCTACCCCAGCCAGGTCAGGTTCTCACCTTACAACAGCGTAGAGGCCTGCGCCGCCCAAGTGCTGGCCGATGCCGAAGCCTTTCGGGCTCAACACAAGTCCAAGACTGCCAGTTGCGCGATTTTGCTGCGCCACCCACACCAGTCGGTGCAGATTGAAAACGCGCTGATCGAAGACGGCATGCCCTACGAGACGCTCGGTTTCAAAAGCTACGTGCTGCGGCCCGAGGTGCTGTTTGTGCGTGGCCTGCTGGCCGTGGCCACCGACGACCTGCGCAGCGTCACCGAAGTCAAAACCCGCGAAGAAGTCATGCGTGCGCTGCTGTTTTTCTCAGGCTCCAGCATCGTGGTGGATGGCCGCGAGCATGAATCGCAACAGGATTTGCTGGCCTCGGCGATCCGCAGCGTCACCGACAACCCGCTGTTTTTGACCTCGTTTTTTGAGAATCAGGTGCTGCGCAATGCGCCCGCCAGCATTCAGAAGCGCCTGCTGGCAGCGGTGGACATCATCCGCAAGCCAAGTGGCCCGGACATGTTGAGCGCCCTGCTGAAAGCGCTGCACATCCAGACTCTGCTGGGTGATGCCCTGGTGTCACAGCGCCGCAGACTGGAGGCTGAATCGAATTTGCGCTGGCTCTCCCACATGGCTGAGCGTTTTGACAGCCCGGCCCACCTGTTCCAGAGTCTGAACGCCACCGAGCAAAAACAGCAGAAGCAAAAAGCCAGCAAAGCCGAACCCCTGCTGCTGGCCAGCATTGCCAGTGTGAAGGGCCTGGAATTTGACGCGGTGCTGCTGCCCTATCTGGCCCAAGGCGAGTTTCCCGACCCCACGGCGGATATGGCCGAGGAGTTCAACACCTTGTACGTCGGCCTTACCCGCGTGCGCAAAGAGCTGACAATTTACCCCAGCACAACATCCCCAAGCCTTTTCATGAAAAGTCTGGGGTTGACCGAAGCTGAGGGAGATGCTGCGCTGGCAGACATTCGCAAGGAATAA
- a CDS encoding sugar ABC transporter substrate-binding protein: MKPLHFLPALVIGLSLQGCEQSSVPSVTTAAQMPAAVAPAKVQKQIGLVMKTLTNPFFVEMEKGARRAEKELGITLKVKTAAQETSIEQQIQLVDDLITDKVDAIVIAPGDSQRLVPALKKAVDAGIKIVNIDNRLDQEAVKQAGLKPIPFISVDNEAGAYKVGQFLVKGITVPTELAMLEGIRSADNAQQRSQGARRAFSENKWVKVVAAETANWKIDEGYSVSKAIFSTHPNVKLVFAANDMMAIGAIKFLQESGRTHVKIVGYDALDEALVEIKSGRLLATIDQQAAEQGYQGIALANRLAHGSTVPEVTLIDTRLVTAHAAP; this comes from the coding sequence ATGAAACCCTTGCATTTTCTGCCTGCGCTTGTTATTGGGTTGAGTTTGCAGGGGTGTGAACAGTCCAGCGTTCCCAGCGTGACCACGGCAGCTCAGATGCCCGCAGCAGTGGCCCCCGCCAAAGTTCAAAAACAAATCGGATTGGTCATGAAAACCTTGACTAACCCATTTTTTGTCGAAATGGAAAAAGGCGCTCGGCGGGCTGAAAAAGAGCTGGGTATTACCCTGAAGGTTAAAACAGCAGCACAGGAAACCTCCATCGAGCAGCAAATCCAGCTGGTTGACGATTTGATCACTGACAAGGTAGATGCCATTGTGATTGCCCCTGGAGACTCACAACGCTTGGTGCCGGCTCTGAAAAAAGCGGTTGATGCGGGAATCAAAATTGTCAACATCGACAACCGGTTGGATCAGGAGGCTGTTAAGCAAGCCGGGTTGAAACCGATACCCTTCATCAGTGTGGACAATGAAGCCGGTGCTTACAAGGTTGGGCAATTTCTGGTGAAGGGCATCACTGTGCCCACTGAATTGGCCATGCTTGAGGGCATTCGCAGCGCAGACAATGCGCAGCAGCGCTCGCAAGGGGCACGTCGGGCTTTTTCAGAAAATAAGTGGGTCAAGGTAGTTGCTGCCGAGACCGCCAACTGGAAAATCGATGAAGGCTACAGCGTCAGCAAAGCTATTTTTTCCACACATCCCAATGTCAAACTGGTTTTTGCCGCCAATGACATGATGGCCATTGGTGCCATCAAATTTCTGCAAGAAAGTGGTCGAACCCATGTCAAGATAGTTGGTTATGACGCGTTGGATGAGGCCCTGGTTGAAATCAAATCCGGCCGTTTGCTGGCCACCATTGACCAGCAGGCTGCCGAGCAGGGCTACCAGGGCATTGCGTTGGCCAATCGTTTGGCACATGGCAGTACGGTACCTGAAGTGACCCTGATTGACACCCGATTGGTTACCGCTCACGCGGCCCCCTGA
- a CDS encoding hybrid sensor histidine kinase/response regulator — MTWRFNLTAKMLAFLLLAGVLPLVLLGLTAFGISKQVLIEQAESDNSRLLASFSSYLRLYQSQIEDMATNLAGDPAIGQALVQVDAAASNTFSALEMRAQMGYILNNFVRVKGLDSIHLFSVGGAHFQAGQTLDFSPVQKAVADALLQEALSAPTPILWRGIDANLNQNAAQSKVISVVRAIHYFSSSSGKSEVIGLLVINLNDEIMRRYLEGITLAPGTQLMKLDRRGQIELHADTKRFGQPLTPAMLALVKSTKPVTRLVLDGQEMLMAVQPTAQQGWLITLSPRARLTQKINQLALVTFGLVLLAISAMGILTWYFAKTVVWPIRAVSDGFAAIAKNPDEPHDLLPTGLAKDEVFQLIQGYNNHLLALQIQRKVTQELGLAKTHAEAANLAKSRFLATMSHEIRTPMNGILGMAQLLLMPNLSPQKQQDYAQTILSSGKTLLGLLNDILDLSKIEAGKFQLERVAFKPDTLLTEIQSLFEGAAHAKDLQLKNQWHGAAEQIYQADAHRLRQMLSNLVGNAIKFTRQGQISMECSEIERDTATALLEFSVSDSGIGIAPEKLDLLFKPFSQTDSSTTREFGGTGLGLSIVSTLAHAMGGDVGLQSKLGEGSRFWFRVHVEVLEPQQEALSSAVSMMAGNRAPTQAHQLHGKVLVVEDNPVNCMVIGALLTQLGLTHTVASNGQQAVQAIREGEQPDIILMDLQMPVLDGYAATEQIRQWEYESGQSRLPIIALTADAFEEDRQRSRDVGMDGFLTKPIAMTDLVAALDNYLSSKTATRKCLELASHHILDVKAFKAVVAELIPLLEQHKFAAIPCFEKLIPLVAGTTIADDIHALQLALKDMRFEFVQTRLNQMAGSLVSAENLNSEL, encoded by the coding sequence ATGACGTGGCGTTTTAACTTAACGGCCAAGATGCTGGCCTTTTTGCTTCTGGCAGGTGTACTGCCTTTGGTCTTATTGGGTTTGACCGCATTTGGCATTTCAAAACAGGTGCTGATTGAGCAGGCTGAATCAGACAACTCGCGTTTACTGGCCAGTTTTTCGTCGTATTTGCGCCTTTACCAAAGCCAGATTGAAGACATGGCCACCAATCTGGCGGGCGATCCAGCCATTGGTCAGGCCTTGGTGCAGGTTGATGCTGCAGCGTCCAATACGTTCAGTGCACTCGAGATGCGTGCCCAAATGGGGTACATCCTGAACAACTTTGTGCGTGTGAAAGGGCTTGATTCCATTCATCTTTTTTCTGTCGGTGGTGCACATTTCCAGGCCGGGCAGACGCTGGACTTTAGCCCGGTTCAAAAAGCGGTGGCAGATGCTCTTTTACAAGAAGCGTTGTCTGCGCCAACGCCGATTCTGTGGCGCGGTATTGATGCCAATTTAAACCAGAATGCGGCCCAGTCCAAGGTTATCAGTGTGGTGCGCGCCATTCACTATTTTTCGTCCTCCAGTGGCAAATCAGAGGTGATTGGCCTGCTGGTGATCAACCTTAACGACGAAATCATGCGCCGGTATCTGGAAGGAATAACACTCGCACCTGGCACACAACTGATGAAGCTTGATCGCAGGGGGCAAATTGAGCTGCATGCGGACACCAAGCGTTTTGGGCAGCCCTTGACACCAGCCATGTTGGCTTTGGTGAAATCAACCAAGCCGGTAACCCGCTTGGTATTGGATGGCCAAGAGATGCTCATGGCTGTCCAACCCACAGCCCAACAAGGTTGGCTGATCACTTTGTCGCCACGCGCACGCCTGACCCAAAAGATCAACCAACTGGCTTTGGTCACCTTTGGTTTGGTCTTGCTGGCCATTTCGGCCATGGGGATATTGACCTGGTACTTTGCCAAAACGGTGGTTTGGCCAATAAGGGCTGTTTCCGATGGTTTTGCGGCCATCGCCAAAAACCCGGATGAACCCCATGATCTGTTGCCTACCGGGCTTGCAAAAGACGAGGTTTTTCAACTGATACAGGGGTACAACAATCACCTGCTGGCACTCCAGATTCAGCGCAAAGTCACACAGGAGTTGGGTCTGGCCAAGACCCATGCCGAGGCAGCCAATCTGGCCAAAAGCCGGTTTCTGGCCACCATGAGCCATGAAATTCGCACCCCTATGAATGGTATTTTGGGCATGGCACAACTGCTGCTGATGCCCAATCTTTCACCCCAAAAGCAGCAGGATTACGCTCAAACCATTTTGTCCAGTGGCAAAACCCTGCTTGGTCTGCTGAACGACATTCTTGATTTATCCAAAATTGAAGCAGGAAAATTTCAACTGGAAAGAGTTGCTTTCAAACCCGACACGTTATTGACTGAAATACAGTCGTTGTTTGAAGGTGCTGCACACGCCAAAGATTTACAGTTGAAAAATCAGTGGCATGGTGCCGCCGAACAAATCTACCAAGCTGATGCACACCGTTTGCGCCAAATGCTGTCCAACCTGGTTGGCAACGCCATCAAGTTCACCAGGCAAGGTCAAATTTCCATGGAGTGTTCTGAGATTGAGCGGGATACCGCCACGGCCTTACTGGAGTTTTCGGTAAGTGACTCGGGGATTGGCATCGCGCCTGAAAAGCTTGACTTGCTGTTCAAACCGTTCTCCCAAACCGACAGCTCGACCACCCGAGAATTTGGTGGTACGGGCCTGGGACTGTCGATTGTGAGCACATTGGCACATGCCATGGGCGGGGATGTGGGTCTGCAAAGCAAGTTGGGGGAAGGTTCGCGTTTCTGGTTTCGTGTACATGTTGAAGTGCTTGAGCCACAGCAAGAGGCTCTATCCAGTGCTGTAAGCATGATGGCCGGAAACCGGGCACCCACTCAAGCGCATCAGCTGCATGGCAAAGTGCTGGTCGTTGAAGACAACCCGGTGAATTGCATGGTGATTGGTGCACTTTTGACACAACTGGGCCTGACTCACACGGTTGCCTCCAATGGGCAGCAAGCAGTACAAGCTATTCGTGAAGGTGAGCAACCTGACATTATTTTGATGGATCTGCAAATGCCGGTGCTTGATGGTTACGCCGCCACTGAGCAAATCCGTCAATGGGAGTACGAGTCCGGTCAATCTCGTTTACCCATCATTGCTTTGACTGCCGATGCCTTTGAAGAAGACCGCCAGCGTTCCCGTGATGTGGGTATGGACGGGTTTCTGACCAAGCCGATTGCCATGACGGACTTGGTGGCGGCCCTTGACAATTACCTGTCGAGCAAAACGGCGACGCGAAAGTGCTTGGAACTCGCAAGTCATCACATCCTGGATGTGAAAGCCTTTAAGGCCGTGGTGGCAGAACTTATACCGTTGCTGGAACAACACAAGTTTGCCGCTATCCCTTGTTTTGAGAAACTGATTCCGCTTGTGGCGGGAACAACTATTGCAGATGATATTCATGCCTTGCAACTGGCACTCAAAGACATGCGGTTTGAATTTGTCCAAACACGGTTAAATCAAATGGCAGGGAGTCTGGTCAGTGCGGAAAACCTGAATTCCGAACTGTAA